One Sulfurimonas sp. HSL-3221 genomic window, TTACCGAGGGATTGCTGCAGATGCTTGACGATGAGGAGGTCGAAGCGGTCATGGCCCATGAGCTCTCCCACGTCAAGCACCGGGACATGCTCATTGCCACGGTAGCCGCCTCCATCGCCGGTGCCATTGCGATGATCGCCAATATGATGCAGTTCGGGGCGATGTTCGGTAACAACCGCGGGCGCAACCCCATCGTCATGATCGCACTGGCGCTGCTGCTGCCCCTGGCGGCCAGCGTCATCCAGATGACCATAAGCCGCTCCCGGGAGTTTATGGCCGATGCCGGTTCCGCCCGGATCACGGGGCACCCCGAGTGGCTGCAGCGGGCCCTTCGTAAACTTGAGACCTACAATACCCGCGGCAGCGTCCAGGGCGCGACCCCGGAGAATGCCCACCTCTTCATCGTCTCCCCCTTCGCCGGCAAACGGCTCTCTTTCGGGGAGCTATTCCGCACCCACCCGACGACAGAGCAGCGCATCGCCCGTCTGGAGCTCCTCAAATCAGGGGAGAGTCCGAAACATTTCGAGCGCCACTACCGCTAAAAAAGCTTCTCCTGCCGTTCGTTCTCGAGGGGCTTGCGTTTCTCTTTGTTCAACCACTCTTCGAGCAGGTGCTCGACGACTTTACTCAGGCTCATTTTATAGCGCTGCCGCGCGTATTTCATGCTTTCGTTCCAGACCTCTTTATCCACGATGAGCGAGCGGGTTATCTCATTTTTCGGCTTCATGATATCATCCAATATTAATTATATATAAAATTATATAGTAATTTTAGGGATGCGTCAAATAGGGGGTGACGGTTAAAGCCTTTTTAAAAAAGGGGAGAATAGAATGGTTGCCAAGGAGTGTCTATGAACCTGTCCAACGTTATCTCCGGCTTCTTCATTATCCTCGCACTGACGACGAACTTCGGTTTCTTTTACGGTGATCCGACGGTCATTGACGAGCACAGCCGGTATGAGCTTTTTGCGGCGATCATCTTCAACCTGATCGCGACTGTCTACAAACTGGGGGACAAGACGCAGATCGGCGCCGTGCTGCTGGCGACCAGCCTGGTGGCCGATATCCAGCTCATCAGCTCCGCGTCGGTCTGGGCCTTCGGCGAATACGTCGTCGGCATGAACACGGAGGTGGTCGTCGCGATCATCTCGCTCTCGGGCGGGGCCATGATCGCCAATATCGTTTCCGTCATCCTCTTTACGGCGGAAACCATCAAATCGAAGCGCTGAGGCCGTGGACAATACCGCGCTTTTCCTGATCATCCGGCGCCTGCGGGTGCCGATGTTTGTACTGATCACGACCTTTGGAATCTCCATCCTTGGGATGGTACTTATCCCCGGGGTGGACGAGCAGGGCCAGCCCTACCATCTGACTTTCTTTGACGCCTTCTATTTTGTCACCTATACCGCATCGACGATCGGTTTCGGGGAGACACCCTACAGTTTTACCTACCCGCAGCGTCTCTGGGTCTCTTTTTCCATCTACCTCTCCGTCATCGGATGGTTCTACGCCATCGGCGCTATCGTCGCCCTGATGCAGGACAAGGTGCTCGCATCCCAGATCGACCTCTCGAAGTTCAAAGGCAAAATCCACGGCATCCGCGAACCTTTTATCATCTTCGTCGGCTACAACCTCCTGGCCAAAAGCATTATCCGTAAACTGAGCGACGAAGGGATACAGTCCGTCGTCATCGAGAACGACGCGATGCGCATAGACGAAATGGTCCTGGCGAACTATACGCTGGAGATCCCGGCGCTGCACGGCGACATCAACGACCCGGACGTGCTGCGCATGGCCGGCATCAACAAACCCGAATGCCAGGCGGTCGTCTCCCTCTCCAGCGACGACGCGATGAACCTGCATACGGCCATGGCGGCCAAACTGCTCAATCCCCATGTAAAGGTGATCGTCGAGGCGACGTACGAGGAGTACGCGGAGAACCTCAATACCATCGGGATAGAGATCGTCGAAAACCCTTTCAAAATCGTGGCCAAGCGGCTCTATATGGGGCTGCGCGCGCCCTCGCTGCTGATGCTGGAGCAGTGGATCTACGGCGAACCGCTGCAGCTGCATCCCCGGGACATGATCCCCACCGAGGGCAAATACATCGTCTGCGGCTACGGGCGGATGGGCAAGGCGCTGCGCATTGCGCTCAAGCGCGCCGGCATCGAGTACGTCTTTATCGAGACGAACCCCAAAAAAGTGCGCCAGATGCGCAAGGACGATGTCCACATCATGGTAGGGGAGGGGCAGGACAAGAAACTCCTGCTCGATGCCGGGGTCAAAGAGGCCTCCTGCATCATCGCCGGCATGAACGACGACTTTATCAACCTGAGCATCGTGATGGCGGCGAAAAAACTGAACCCGAACATCTTTACGGTTGCCCGCCAGAACAACATCCACGACGACAGTGTCTTCAAAGCCGCGGACATCGACCGCGTGACGATCGTCAAAAACCTGCTGATCAACCAGACCTACATCGCCATCGCGCGGCCGCTCAGCGAACGTTTCCTGCAGCTCATCAAGAACAAGGGCGCGGAGTGGGGGGACGGCCTCATCATCACCCTCAAACAGATCATCGGCGACAATCCCGACAAGCTGGAGACCGTCGTCGACGAAGAGCATGCGTACGCGCTCTGCCGCCACCTGGAAAAAGGGGAAACAGCTGAGCTGGAGATCCTGCTCCGCAGCCGTAAAGATCACCGCTACTGCAACCGCGCCGTTGCGCTTTACCTGCGGCGCGGCGATGAGGATTTTCTACTTCCGGACCCGGGGATGCCGCTCCAGATCGGCGACCAGTTGCTCTTTGCCGGGGACAGGGAGTCATTCGAGGATATCGCCTACAGCATGGAAAACCTCTACGAGCTGCAGTATGTCCTCGAGGGTAAAAGCTGCGCCACCTCGGTGAGCTGCCGCCTGCATACGGGACGCTGATCAGACGATATCGATCACGCTGATCTCGCTGGGAGCGAGCACCCGCAGCGGCGGTCCCCAGTAGCCCGTGCCCCGGCTGACGTAGATCTGTTTGTCCGCGTCGACGCGGTAGTGTCCCGCGAGGTAGGGCTGGTCGATCATCACGAGCAGGCCGAAGGGAAAGATCTGCCCGCCGTGGGTGTGACCGCTGAGCATCAGGTCGTACGCCTTGTGCTGCATAATCCGCGTACTTTTGGGCTGATGGGAGAGGACGATCGTTTTGAGCGCAGGGTCACAATCCCCGAAGGCGGCTTCGACGTCGTAAGGCATCACCCCCATCCGTTTGGAGATCAGGTCGTTGACACCGACGAGGTTGAACCGTTCGGCGATCTTCACGCTCTCATTGTCAAGCACGGTAATACCCAGTGCATTGCGCAGGTGCGCCACAATGGCCTCCACGCCGTGGAAATATTCATGATTCCCGGTAATGAAGAAGGTGCCGAAGCGGGACTGCAGCGCTTTGAGCGGTTCGAGTTCCGCGGCAACGTGTTCGATCTTCCTGTCGACAAGGTCGCCGGTGATGACGACCATGTCGGGGCGCAGCGCATTGGTACGCGTCACGCATGATTCAACGAACTCCCTGCGGATGTCCAGGCCGATATGCATATCGCTGAGCTGGACGATACGGAAGGGCTTTGCATCCGTTTCGCCCAGTGCGATCTGCTCAAAACGGAGCATCGGACGGCGCAGACCGCCGATCAGCCCATCAAGAAGGTAGCTGACCGCCGCGATGATCATGGTGAGGTCAAAACCGATCTTGATGAAGCGGCGGCGTTCGGGCTGAAAGGGGATGCGCTCCGCGGCCGTATGCATCAGGTCGTAGACGAGGGCGACAAAAAAGAGGATGAAGGTAACGCCGACGCTGCTGCTGAGAAGGTAATAGAGCAGGGGTGAATCGGGCAGGAGGTGGGTCAGGGTCTGAAAGACGAAAAGGACCTCGACGACGAAGAGGGAGAGGGCGACGGTTTTCCACGCACCGGCCCTGCCGAAGTGAAGCCGTCGGAAGAAACGGCGGTAGGCGTAGAGGTTCAGCGCGCCCATGACGGCGGTGAAGACGAATCCGAAGAGCAAAAAGCGCATCATGTGATCTGGAAGGCGATCTCTGCCTCATGCAGGAAGTCGGTAAAGAGCGCGAACGCATCGTCAACGGCGGGTGTTTCGCTGCCGGCAACGGAGATCTCGACACGGGCGACGCCGTCTCGCAGCATCGGAAGCGAAGAGAACTCGATCGCCTCCGGCACCTTTTTCATGACGTCGATGAGCGTGTTCTCGCTTGTCTCGGCGATCAATGTGCGGCGATGGAGGCGTTTGGGCTGGGAGAAGTGTCCTTTGATGGCGGCCTCGATCATCGGGTGCGCCATCTCCGGGAATCCCGGTACGAAAAAGTAGCGGTTCTCCAATGAGAAGCCGGACATATTGTTGACGGGGTTTTTCAGCAGGGTGACGCCGACGGGCAGGTCCGCCATACGGACACGGTGGGGACGGGCCTCGTCACCGAAACGCTCAATGATATCCTGCTCGAACTGGAAGTGGCGCCGCAGCGGCTTGTCGGTAAAGACTTTGGCCGCGATGGGACGGGTCAGATCGTCGGGGGTGGAACCGATCCCGCCGAAACTGAAGAGGACGGCATCCGGATCGGCGAGAATCATCCTGTAGGTCGCTTCGATCAGGGCAGCATCGTCCTTGATAACGAGGGAGGCGTAAAGGGCGTGCCCGTACGGCTCCAAGGCTTCTTTGAGAAAGGCGAAGTGCTTGTCGCTCCGACGTCCGTTAAGGATCTCGGTGCCGATAATGACGGCATAGAAGTTTGGCGTATTCATAGGGGTATTATAGCGTCTGAAAAGGGTGGGAGGGCGGAACCGCCCGGCGCTTATTTCAGCGCGGAGAGGATCGTGCTCTGGACCGTGTCGATCGGCTGGGTTCCGTCGATGCGGATATAGGTGACGGCGCTGTTGTTTTCGGCTTCGGCCGTGTAGTAGCCGATCAGCGGTGCAGTCTGCTCGTGGTAGACGCGCAAACGGTCGAGGACGACCTCTTCTTTGTCGTCGTCGCGCTGCACAAGCTCCTCACCGGTGATGTCATCCTTGCCTTCGACTTTCGGCGGGTTGTAAACGACGTGGTAGGTACGGCCCGACGCCAGGTGGGCACGGCGGCCGGACATGCGGCTGACGATCTCGGAGTCGGGGACGTCGATCTCGATAACGGCATCAATGGCAACACCCGCTTCTTTCAGTGCATCCGCCTGGGCGATGGTGCGCGGGAAACCGTCAAGCAGGAAGCCGTTCTTGCAGTCATCCTCTGTAATACGCTCTTTAACGAGGCCGATGATGATCTCGTCGGTGACGAGCTTGCCCGCGTCCATGAAGGATTTCGCCAGTTTCCCCAGTTCCGTCCCAGCCTTGATCGCGGCACGGAGCATGTCCCCCGTGGAGATCTGCGGGATATCGAACGCCTTTGTCAGAAACTGTGCCTGGGTGCCTTTGCCTGCGCCGGGTGCGCCGAGTAGAATGATTTTCATGCTTTTCCTTGTTAAATTAAACTTTCGATGTGGGCCTGCATCTCGTTCGCGACCTGGGCGAGCTCGCGTTCGCCGTTGATCTTGTGCAGCAGCCCTTTTTGGGTATAAAAGTGCTGGATATCGGCCAGCGGCTCGACATAGACGTTCATCCGACGTGCAAAGACCGCTTCGTTGTCATCCGCGCCGCGCGCACGTCCTAGGACGCGGTCGCGGGCGATCTCTTCGCTGACAACGACCTCGATGACGTTTGCCAGCGCCACCTCCGGTTCGCCCGCGAGGTAGTCATCGAGGGCTTCCATCTGCTCGATGGAGCGGGGATAGCCGTCGATGATAACGGCCGCGGTCGGCGCCTGCTTGATCGCACCGACGATCGTCTCGATCGCAATGTCGATGGGCACGATCTCGCCGCGGTCGATGATGGCTTTGATGATTTGGCCGCGTTCGCTGCCCGTCGCGACCTCCGCGCGGAACATATCGCCGGCGGAGTAGTGGGTAATCTCGTCATGGCGCGAAGCGATCACTTCGCAATCGGTCGTTTTGCCCGAGCCGGGCGCGCCGATAATGAGAAAGAGTTTTTTACGACTCATGACTGGCTTTTGGATTCTCTGGTGCGGATATGCAGCTCACGCAGCTGCGCGTTGTCGACGCTGCTCGGGGCCTGGGTGAGCAGACAGGAGGCTTTCTGCGTTTTCGGGAAGGCGATGACGTCGCGGATGCTGTCCTTTTTGGCGAGCAGCATGATGAGGCGGTCGAAACCGATCGCGAAACCGCCGTGCGGCGGCGCACCGAACTTGAGGGCGTCGAGGAGGAAGCCGAACTTCTCCTGCGCTTCCTCCTCCTCGATGCCGAGCAGTTTGAAGATCTCCTCCTGGACATCCTGCTTATGGATACGGATGGAACCGCCGCCCAGCTCGACGCCGTTGAGGACGATATCGTAGGCGATGGATTCGATGTCTTCGAGATGCTCGTGGTTGAGGTCTTTAGGCATCGTGAAGGGGTGGTGGAGGGCTTTGACGCGCCCTTCGTCGATCTCGAACATCGGGAAATCGACGACCCAGAGGAACTCAAAGCGGTCTTTGTCGACGAGGTTCATCTTCTCATGCTCGGCGATAAAGATGCGGAAGCGTCCCATGTAGTCCCAGACGGTGTGCTTGTCGCCGGCGCCGAAGAAGACGACGTCGCCGACTTCAAGCTCGGTGCGGTCGATGATCGCCTGGATATCTTCCTCGGAGAAGAACTTCGTCAGCGGCCCTTTGAGGCCGTCCTCTTTCATCTGGAAGTAGCCAAGCCCCTTCGCGCCGAATTTGCGGACGTAATCCTCGAAACTTTTCATTTCGCGCTTGGAGAAGACGAGATCGGCACCCGGGACGCGCAGCGCCTTGATGCGGTTGAGTTTCGGGTTTTTCGCGATGGCGGTGAAGATCTCGTTATCGCAGCGCTCAAAGATGTCGATGACGTCGACCATCTCCAGGCCGTAGCGCATGTCCGGTTTATCAGAACCGTATTTCTCCATCGCCTCTTTGTGCGGCATACGCGGGAAGGGTGCCTGGACGTCATGGCCGGCGGCTTTGAACATCCCGACGATCAGCTTTTCGGCGACGGCAATGACCTCTTCCTGGTCACAAAAGCTCATCTCGACATCGATCTGGGTAAATTCGGGCTGGCGGTCGGCGCGGAGGTCTTCGTCGCGGAAACACTTTGCGATCTGGAAATAGCGGTCGAAACCGCCCACCATCAGCAGCTGCTTGAAGAGCTGCGGGGACTGGGGCAGGGCGTAGAATTCGCCTTCGTGGACACGGCTCGGGACGAGGTAGTCGCGTGCGCCTTCCGGCGTGGATTTCGTCAGGATCGGCGTCTCGACCTCGAGGAAGCCGAGCTCGTCGAGGACGTTGCGCGCCGCGATGGCCGCTTTGGAGCGCAGTCTGAAGGTATCAAATGAGGAAGTGGAACGCAGGTCGAGGTAGCGGTACTTAAGCTTCGTCTCTTCGCCGACGGACTCGTCACCGATGACAAAGGGCATCGGTGCGGAGCGGTTCTCGATGACAAGCTCGTCGACGACGACCTCGATGGCACCCGTTTTGAGGCGCGGGTTCGTCAGCCCTTCGCCGCGCAGGCGGATGGTCCCTTTGGCGATCAGGACGAACTCGTCGCGGACGTCGTTGGCGATCTGGTGCGCTTCGGCGTTATCCGCCGGGTCGCAGACGAGCTGGATCAGTCCGGATTTGTCACGCAGGTCGATAAAGATGATGCCGCCATGGTCACGGTAACTGTTCGCCCAGCCGGCGAGTTCGACGCGCTCGCCGACGTTGTTTTCGTTTAAATCGGTACAGTAATGGCTTCTCAAAACGTTGGGTCCTTGTGCCGGCAGGTGTGATTCCTGCGGCAAAAATTTTCGCGATTATATCGCATAGGGGATTCAGCATTGCTAAAGGACAGGGGTAAGATGGGATCCGAGGCATGTTTCTGCCGGATCGCCAAACAAAACGGACGGTGACGGTCAGGATGCCATTCACTCGTCACACCACGTTAATTAACAAAAAACTGGTAAAACTTATATGGAAATGTTATAATCGCCGCCACAAATCGCCCCGGCGTCTACGTTGCATGCTAAAGGATCCCCGTGACATTTTTCTCGAAACCGATACTGCTTTGCGCGCTGTTTGCAACAGCTCTCCAGGCCTTCGAAACCGACGTTGAAACGGGGGTGGGGGTGTGGTACGCCAAGGCGTCGGGGGATCTGACCTATAACGACAGCGGGGGGAGCGTCAGCTCTGTCGGCGACCTGGGGTACAAGGATGAATACAACTTCTACATCTTTGCTGACTTCAAGCCCCGGGAGGTTTCGCCCTTTGTACCGAATCTCCGTCTCGCATACACGTCGATCGCCTATAACGGCCGCACGAAAAGCTCCGTGACCTGGGGACCCTTCCTCTACCAGGCGGATGCGCCGAACAAGGTGAGCGCGGAAGAGTATGACGCAACCTTCTACTATACGTTCGAAAATCTGCTCTCCTGGGCATCGTTCGATGCCGGTATCAACGTCAAGTACGTCACGACGCGCTATACCATTGACGACAGCTCTTTTCATTACGATGAAAGCGACGTCACGACGCTGCCGCAGCTCTATCTGCATGCGAGCATACCCGTCATGCAGCTGCCGGCATCCGTTGAACTCTCCTACTATTACTATGACGAAGGCAGTTTCACGCTCTACGATTTCCGTCTGGCGGGACGCTACGATTTCGGGACGGTCGCGACCCATTTCATGCCTTCGATCGAACTGGGCTACCGCATGCACCGGCTCTGGCTCCAAAAAAAGAGCTACAACACGAAGATCGATCTCCTGCTAAAGGGATTCTACCTGGAAGGCTCGCTGCACTTTTAGCACTCTGACTCGAAAACACGGCGGCGATGCGCAGCGTGGTATAATCTGTTCCATGAATGAAACAGCGCAGATTTCACTGAAAAAAGTCGGCATTATCCTGCGGCCGTCGACGCCGGAACTGAAAGAGGTTTTCTACCGGGTCAAGCAGATCTTCGAGGCCCACGGCATCGAAGTGCTTATCGACAACCTCAGCGGCGGCATGATCGGCGTCCTGGGTCAGCAGT contains:
- a CDS encoding TIGR04219 family outer membrane beta-barrel protein — protein: MTFFSKPILLCALFATALQAFETDVETGVGVWYAKASGDLTYNDSGGSVSSVGDLGYKDEYNFYIFADFKPREVSPFVPNLRLAYTSIAYNGRTKSSVTWGPFLYQADAPNKVSAEEYDATFYYTFENLLSWASFDAGINVKYVTTRYTIDDSSFHYDESDVTTLPQLYLHASIPVMQLPASVELSYYYYDEGSFTLYDFRLAGRYDFGTVATHFMPSIELGYRMHRLWLQKKSYNTKIDLLLKGFYLEGSLHF
- a CDS encoding DUF6394 family protein, which encodes MNLSNVISGFFIILALTTNFGFFYGDPTVIDEHSRYELFAAIIFNLIATVYKLGDKTQIGAVLLATSLVADIQLISSASVWAFGEYVVGMNTEVVVAIISLSGGAMIANIVSVILFTAETIKSKR
- a CDS encoding competence/damage-inducible protein A encodes the protein MNTPNFYAVIIGTEILNGRRSDKHFAFLKEALEPYGHALYASLVIKDDAALIEATYRMILADPDAVLFSFGGIGSTPDDLTRPIAAKVFTDKPLRRHFQFEQDIIERFGDEARPHRVRMADLPVGVTLLKNPVNNMSGFSLENRYFFVPGFPEMAHPMIEAAIKGHFSQPKRLHRRTLIAETSENTLIDVMKKVPEAIEFSSLPMLRDGVARVEISVAGSETPAVDDAFALFTDFLHEAEIAFQIT
- the htpX gene encoding zinc metalloprotease HtpX, which gives rise to MEQIKTVFLLSSLAVLFVMLGGYFGGMNGALIGLLLAGGMNFYAYFYSDKMLLRHYHAEPGTPEQNPRLYRIISSLAHKADLPVPAMYIIHEQTPNAFATGRDPAHAAVAITEGLLQMLDDEEVEAVMAHELSHVKHRDMLIATVAASIAGAIAMIANMMQFGAMFGNNRGRNPIVMIALALLLPLAASVIQMTISRSREFMADAGSARITGHPEWLQRALRKLETYNTRGSVQGATPENAHLFIVSPFAGKRLSFGELFRTHPTTEQRIARLELLKSGESPKHFERHYR
- a CDS encoding adenylate kinase; protein product: MSRKKLFLIIGAPGSGKTTDCEVIASRHDEITHYSAGDMFRAEVATGSERGQIIKAIIDRGEIVPIDIAIETIVGAIKQAPTAAVIIDGYPRSIEQMEALDDYLAGEPEVALANVIEVVVSEEIARDRVLGRARGADDNEAVFARRMNVYVEPLADIQHFYTQKGLLHKINGERELAQVANEMQAHIESLI
- the aspS gene encoding aspartate--tRNA ligase; the protein is MRSHYCTDLNENNVGERVELAGWANSYRDHGGIIFIDLRDKSGLIQLVCDPADNAEAHQIANDVRDEFVLIAKGTIRLRGEGLTNPRLKTGAIEVVVDELVIENRSAPMPFVIGDESVGEETKLKYRYLDLRSTSSFDTFRLRSKAAIAARNVLDELGFLEVETPILTKSTPEGARDYLVPSRVHEGEFYALPQSPQLFKQLLMVGGFDRYFQIAKCFRDEDLRADRQPEFTQIDVEMSFCDQEEVIAVAEKLIVGMFKAAGHDVQAPFPRMPHKEAMEKYGSDKPDMRYGLEMVDVIDIFERCDNEIFTAIAKNPKLNRIKALRVPGADLVFSKREMKSFEDYVRKFGAKGLGYFQMKEDGLKGPLTKFFSEEDIQAIIDRTELEVGDVVFFGAGDKHTVWDYMGRFRIFIAEHEKMNLVDKDRFEFLWVVDFPMFEIDEGRVKALHHPFTMPKDLNHEHLEDIESIAYDIVLNGVELGGGSIRIHKQDVQEEIFKLLGIEEEEAQEKFGFLLDALKFGAPPHGGFAIGFDRLIMLLAKKDSIRDVIAFPKTQKASCLLTQAPSSVDNAQLRELHIRTRESKSQS
- a CDS encoding metallophosphoesterase, whose product is MRFLLFGFVFTAVMGALNLYAYRRFFRRLHFGRAGAWKTVALSLFVVEVLFVFQTLTHLLPDSPLLYYLLSSSVGVTFILFFVALVYDLMHTAAERIPFQPERRRFIKIGFDLTMIIAAVSYLLDGLIGGLRRPMLRFEQIALGETDAKPFRIVQLSDMHIGLDIRREFVESCVTRTNALRPDMVVITGDLVDRKIEHVAAELEPLKALQSRFGTFFITGNHEYFHGVEAIVAHLRNALGITVLDNESVKIAERFNLVGVNDLISKRMGVMPYDVEAAFGDCDPALKTIVLSHQPKSTRIMQHKAYDLMLSGHTHGGQIFPFGLLVMIDQPYLAGHYRVDADKQIYVSRGTGYWGPPLRVLAPSEISVIDIV
- a CDS encoding potassium channel family protein, whose translation is MDNTALFLIIRRLRVPMFVLITTFGISILGMVLIPGVDEQGQPYHLTFFDAFYFVTYTASTIGFGETPYSFTYPQRLWVSFSIYLSVIGWFYAIGAIVALMQDKVLASQIDLSKFKGKIHGIREPFIIFVGYNLLAKSIIRKLSDEGIQSVVIENDAMRIDEMVLANYTLEIPALHGDINDPDVLRMAGINKPECQAVVSLSSDDAMNLHTAMAAKLLNPHVKVIVEATYEEYAENLNTIGIEIVENPFKIVAKRLYMGLRAPSLLMLEQWIYGEPLQLHPRDMIPTEGKYIVCGYGRMGKALRIALKRAGIEYVFIETNPKKVRQMRKDDVHIMVGEGQDKKLLLDAGVKEASCIIAGMNDDFINLSIVMAAKKLNPNIFTVARQNNIHDDSVFKAADIDRVTIVKNLLINQTYIAIARPLSERFLQLIKNKGAEWGDGLIITLKQIIGDNPDKLETVVDEEHAYALCRHLEKGETAELEILLRSRKDHRYCNRAVALYLRRGDEDFLLPDPGMPLQIGDQLLFAGDRESFEDIAYSMENLYELQYVLEGKSCATSVSCRLHTGR
- the adk gene encoding adenylate kinase; the encoded protein is MKIILLGAPGAGKGTQAQFLTKAFDIPQISTGDMLRAAIKAGTELGKLAKSFMDAGKLVTDEIIIGLVKERITEDDCKNGFLLDGFPRTIAQADALKEAGVAIDAVIEIDVPDSEIVSRMSGRRAHLASGRTYHVVYNPPKVEGKDDITGEELVQRDDDKEEVVLDRLRVYHEQTAPLIGYYTAEAENNSAVTYIRIDGTQPIDTVQSTILSALK